The following are encoded together in the Actinoplanes sp. N902-109 genome:
- a CDS encoding MoxR family ATPase, with translation MNWSDAGSPPASTGPIEKVLYEVKKTIVGQDPLLERLVVALLARGHILVEGVPGLAKTLAVKSLAEAIGGDFHRVQFTPDLVPADIIGTRVYHQPTGEFQVSLGPVFTNLLLADEINRAPAKVQSALLEVMQERQVTIGRETHKLPNPFLVMATQNPIENEGVYPLPEAQVDRFMMKVVVGYPSATEEFVVVERALAPAAVIQRIIDPGTLAGLQQEADRVYVDPSLIEYAVQLAHATRDPGRVGLTDLARYVTYGASPRSSISLVLAGRALAYLRGREYVVPEDLSDLALDVLRHRLVLSYEALSDEVTSDAILTGILANVAVPEPAGRGR, from the coding sequence GTGAACTGGAGCGACGCCGGATCCCCACCCGCCTCGACCGGCCCGATCGAGAAGGTGCTCTACGAGGTCAAGAAGACCATCGTGGGGCAGGACCCGCTGCTCGAGCGGCTGGTCGTCGCGCTGCTGGCGCGCGGGCACATCCTGGTCGAGGGCGTGCCCGGGCTGGCCAAGACGCTGGCGGTGAAGTCGCTGGCCGAGGCGATCGGCGGGGACTTCCACCGGGTGCAGTTCACCCCGGACCTCGTACCGGCGGACATCATCGGCACCCGGGTCTATCACCAGCCGACCGGTGAGTTCCAGGTGTCGCTGGGCCCGGTGTTCACCAACCTGTTGCTGGCCGACGAGATCAACCGGGCGCCGGCCAAGGTGCAGAGCGCGCTGCTGGAGGTGATGCAGGAGCGCCAGGTCACCATCGGCCGCGAGACGCACAAGCTGCCCAACCCGTTCCTGGTCATGGCGACGCAGAACCCGATCGAGAACGAGGGCGTGTATCCGCTGCCCGAGGCGCAGGTCGACCGGTTCATGATGAAGGTCGTCGTCGGTTATCCCAGCGCCACCGAGGAGTTCGTGGTGGTCGAGCGGGCGCTCGCCCCGGCGGCGGTGATCCAGCGCATCATCGACCCGGGGACGCTGGCCGGGCTGCAACAGGAGGCGGACCGGGTCTACGTCGATCCGTCGCTGATCGAGTACGCGGTGCAGCTCGCGCATGCCACCCGCGACCCCGGCCGGGTCGGCCTGACCGACCTGGCCCGCTACGTCACGTACGGTGCCAGTCCGCGGTCGTCGATCAGCCTGGTGCTCGCCGGGCGCGCGCTGGCGTACCTGCGGGGGCGCGAGTACGTCGTACCGGAGGATCTCTCCGATCTTGCTCTTGACGTGCTGCGGCACCGGCTCGTGCTGTCCTACGAGGCGCTGTCCGACGAGGTCACGTCCGACGCGATCCTGACCGGGATCCTGGCGAACGTCGCGGTGCCCGAACCCGCCGGCCGGGGTCGCTGA
- a CDS encoding SigE family RNA polymerase sigma factor has protein sequence MTGGDMGDRGAEAFGEFVRARTPALLRTAFLLTGDRHLAEDLVQDALARTHRAARRLRDDGHFEAYARTAMYHLQVSRWRRRRVAEAMSATPLDRAAPGSDHAGRVDLQVSLHAALALLTKRQRAVLVLRFFEDRTEAEAAELLACSVGTVKSQTSKALARLRQIAPELLETQISKGAAR, from the coding sequence ATGACGGGGGGCGATATGGGGGACCGGGGCGCCGAGGCTTTCGGCGAGTTCGTGCGGGCTCGGACGCCCGCGTTGCTGCGGACGGCTTTCCTGCTCACCGGGGATCGGCATCTGGCCGAGGATCTGGTGCAGGACGCCCTGGCCCGGACCCATCGGGCGGCGCGAAGGCTGCGGGACGACGGGCATTTCGAGGCGTACGCCCGCACGGCGATGTACCACCTACAGGTCAGCCGGTGGCGGCGGCGCCGGGTGGCGGAGGCCATGTCGGCGACGCCGCTGGACCGGGCCGCTCCCGGCAGCGACCACGCCGGGCGGGTGGATCTGCAGGTCAGCTTGCATGCCGCGCTGGCCCTGCTGACCAAGCGGCAACGGGCCGTGCTGGTGCTGCGGTTCTTCGAGGATCGCACCGAGGCCGAGGCGGCGGAGCTGCTCGCCTGCTCGGTCGGCACGGTCAAGAGCCAGACCAGCAAGGCGCTGGCCCGGTTGCGCCAGATCGCCCCCGAACTACTCGAGACCCAGATCAGCAAAGGAGCCGCGCGATGA
- a CDS encoding S1C family serine protease — protein sequence MERPVMEVLRAEPGAAPAAEEPPQGPAEPKRRWGTPVVWRRVLIAVVAVWAVAITAVVLHRDEDAPRAAAPAAPPSASEGPLSTAEVYRSLVPSVVRIETTRRGSSSAAGSMAESAIGTGVIVNADGSILTAFHVVDGATSIKVSYTDGTATAATVADSDPVNDIATLTPQKLPETVVPAVLGGAPGVGDNVVAIGNPLGLTMSTSSGVVSGLDRVINGKPADAAGLIQFDAAVNPGSSGGPLINDRGEVIGIVVSLANPTDAGTFIGIGFAVPIGSALGGGPGSGRTPPL from the coding sequence ATGGAGCGTCCCGTGATGGAGGTGCTGCGGGCGGAGCCCGGTGCGGCGCCCGCAGCCGAGGAGCCGCCGCAGGGGCCCGCGGAGCCGAAGCGCCGGTGGGGCACGCCGGTGGTGTGGCGGCGGGTGCTGATCGCCGTGGTTGCGGTGTGGGCGGTGGCCATCACGGCCGTGGTGCTCCACCGGGACGAGGATGCTCCGCGGGCGGCTGCTCCGGCCGCGCCGCCGTCGGCGTCCGAGGGGCCGCTGAGCACCGCTGAGGTCTACCGGTCGCTGGTGCCTTCGGTGGTGCGCATCGAGACGACACGGCGGGGGAGTTCGAGTGCCGCCGGGAGCATGGCCGAGTCTGCCATCGGCACCGGTGTCATCGTCAACGCGGACGGCTCGATCCTGACCGCGTTCCACGTCGTGGATGGCGCAACCTCGATCAAGGTCAGCTACACCGACGGTACGGCGACCGCCGCGACGGTCGCCGACTCCGACCCGGTCAACGACATCGCCACGCTGACGCCGCAGAAGCTGCCCGAGACCGTGGTGCCCGCAGTGCTCGGCGGGGCACCCGGCGTGGGTGACAACGTCGTGGCGATCGGCAACCCGCTGGGGCTGACCATGAGCACCAGCAGCGGGGTGGTGTCCGGGCTGGACCGGGTCATCAACGGCAAGCCCGCCGACGCGGCCGGGCTGATCCAGTTCGACGCGGCGGTCAACCCGGGCAGCTCCGGCGGGCCGCTGATCAACGATCGGGGCGAGGTGATCGGCATCGTGGTGTCGCTGGCCAACCCGACCGACGCCGGCACGTTCATCGGCATCGGGTTCGCCGTGCCGATCGGTTCCGCGCTGGGCGGCGGTCCGGGCAGCGGCCGCACGCCACCCCTGTGA
- a CDS encoding APC family permease, producing MTTQMASLDRKTMTAPAMWVFAVAASALPVVLLGSIPATYATTGVLALPLVFLLVGAVVGFLSVGYTEMSRQAPHPAVYYAAVGRGLGKSAGVAAGIVALVAYNGIQTSLYGLLGAQLSDTFGGKWWVGALVVAVLIAMFGASGITRSTAVLAVVLAVSVLVVFLFVIAAVQHPADGYNPDGFSTSGLTGGVGGAAAYVLASLMGFEAGASFSEEARTPRGPGRSVKVALAVLVVVYSVTAWAVGVAVGPGQVTAALPDPMTAFDDQYGPLMPPFVTMVLIFAIVTSMLALHSIAARYGFAMAREGVLPKWVRSTGRDARVGAPVGGSLLQSGIAVAVIVVFAVLDLDPLASLFAWFSTVGALGLLSLLIVTSLSAMRYLRAGGPAPATAWKRVFAPGLGVLGGAVVLVLMVVNVDALLGSAPGSSAPLIIPAVVVAFALGGLLWAAYLRSSRPETWQQIGQGAGNRHAVPAARLADIEL from the coding sequence ATGACGACGCAGATGGCTTCGCTCGACCGCAAGACGATGACCGCGCCGGCGATGTGGGTCTTCGCCGTGGCCGCGTCCGCGCTGCCGGTCGTGCTGCTCGGTTCCATCCCGGCGACCTACGCCACCACCGGGGTGCTCGCCCTGCCGCTGGTGTTCCTGCTCGTGGGTGCCGTCGTCGGCTTCCTCTCGGTGGGCTACACCGAGATGTCGCGTCAGGCGCCGCACCCCGCCGTCTACTACGCCGCGGTCGGCCGGGGCCTGGGCAAGTCCGCCGGTGTCGCGGCCGGGATCGTGGCGCTGGTCGCCTACAACGGCATCCAGACCTCCCTGTACGGACTCCTGGGCGCCCAGCTGTCGGACACCTTCGGCGGTAAGTGGTGGGTCGGCGCTCTCGTGGTCGCGGTGCTGATCGCGATGTTCGGCGCCAGTGGGATCACCCGCTCGACCGCGGTGCTCGCGGTCGTGCTCGCCGTCTCGGTGCTGGTGGTCTTCCTGTTCGTCATCGCCGCTGTGCAGCATCCGGCCGACGGCTACAACCCCGACGGGTTCAGCACGTCGGGGCTGACCGGGGGCGTTGGTGGCGCTGCCGCGTACGTGCTGGCCTCGTTGATGGGCTTCGAGGCGGGCGCGAGCTTCTCCGAGGAGGCGCGCACCCCGCGCGGACCGGGCCGATCGGTCAAGGTCGCGCTGGCGGTGCTGGTGGTCGTCTACAGCGTGACGGCGTGGGCGGTCGGCGTGGCGGTCGGTCCCGGCCAGGTCACCGCGGCGCTGCCGGACCCGATGACGGCGTTCGACGACCAGTACGGCCCGCTGATGCCGCCGTTCGTCACCATGGTGCTGATCTTCGCCATCGTCACCTCGATGCTCGCGCTGCACTCGATCGCCGCGCGTTACGGCTTCGCCATGGCCCGCGAGGGAGTGCTGCCGAAGTGGGTGCGCAGCACCGGGCGGGACGCGCGGGTCGGCGCCCCGGTCGGTGGTTCGCTGCTGCAGAGCGGCATCGCGGTCGCAGTGATCGTGGTCTTCGCCGTGCTCGACCTCGACCCGCTCGCCTCGCTGTTCGCCTGGTTCTCCACGGTCGGCGCGCTCGGTCTGCTCAGCCTGCTGATCGTCACGTCGCTCTCGGCGATGCGATACCTGCGCGCCGGCGGCCCGGCCCCGGCTACCGCCTGGAAGCGCGTGTTCGCACCCGGCCTGGGTGTGCTCGGTGGTGCGGTCGTGCTGGTGCTGATGGTGGTCAACGTCGACGCCCTGCTGGGCAGCGCGCCCGGTTCCTCGGCCCCGCTGATCATCCCGGCTGTGGTGGTGGCGTTCGCGCTCGGCGGGTTGCTGTGGGCTGCTTACCTGCGCAGTTCCCGGCCCGAGACCTGGCAGCAGATCGGTCAGGGTGCGGGCAACCGGCACGCGGTGCCGGCGGCGCGGCTCGCGGACATCGAGCTGTAG
- a CDS encoding VWA domain-containing protein, translated as MSFHHPLLLIVAVLLTVAAVAGYVVLHRRRMAAFTAAGFGGRTGGGIRRHLPYALMVAGLLILLTGVARPEAKISVPRVSGTVVLAFDVSNSMSAADVNPSRLAAAKTAAIDFVDKQPDSVDVGVLLFGDQALMTQAPTGDHGLAAAAINRLSPGGGTSLGQAILVALGTITGKPVGLPTDGATPTTQDLGYWPSATIVVFSDGQQTGGPDAEAAAEVSAAAGVRIQTVGVGTTKGATVEVDGYQLSTALDESLLTTVAQTTGGAYHRAGDEATLADTTDAIDLRLTTEKKPVELTGPFAGAALLLLALGALLSTRWHGRIV; from the coding sequence GTGAGCTTCCACCACCCGCTGTTGCTGATCGTGGCCGTGCTGCTCACGGTGGCCGCGGTGGCTGGTTACGTCGTGCTGCACCGGCGGCGGATGGCTGCGTTCACCGCGGCGGGCTTCGGCGGTCGCACCGGTGGTGGCATCCGGCGGCACCTTCCGTACGCCCTGATGGTCGCCGGGCTGCTTATCCTGCTGACCGGCGTGGCCCGGCCCGAGGCGAAGATCTCCGTCCCGCGGGTGTCGGGCACGGTGGTGCTGGCGTTCGACGTCTCCAACAGCATGTCGGCCGCCGATGTGAACCCGTCGCGGCTGGCCGCCGCCAAGACCGCCGCGATCGACTTCGTGGACAAGCAGCCGGACAGCGTGGACGTGGGTGTCTTGCTCTTCGGCGATCAAGCGCTGATGACCCAGGCCCCGACCGGGGACCACGGGCTGGCGGCTGCGGCGATCAACCGGCTCAGCCCCGGCGGCGGCACCTCGTTGGGGCAGGCGATTCTCGTCGCGCTCGGCACGATCACCGGTAAACCGGTCGGCCTGCCCACCGACGGCGCCACCCCGACGACGCAGGACCTCGGCTACTGGCCGTCCGCGACGATCGTCGTGTTCTCCGACGGGCAGCAGACCGGCGGCCCCGATGCCGAGGCGGCGGCTGAGGTGTCGGCGGCTGCGGGCGTACGGATCCAGACGGTCGGGGTCGGCACGACCAAGGGCGCAACCGTCGAAGTCGACGGCTACCAGCTGAGCACCGCGCTCGACGAGTCGCTGCTGACCACGGTCGCGCAGACCACCGGCGGCGCGTACCACCGGGCCGGCGACGAGGCCACGCTGGCCGACACCACCGACGCCATCGACCTGCGGCTGACCACCGAGAAGAAACCGGTCGAGCTGACCGGCCCGTTCGCCGGTGCGGCGCTGCTCCTGCTGGCGCTCGGCGCGCTGCTGAGCACCCGCTGGCACGGAAGGATCGTCTGA
- a CDS encoding phosphocholine-specific phospholipase C: MATVDRRSFLRMAGLPAAAAAIPLDLSKALAIPAHQRTGSIADVEHVIILMQENRSFDHYFGTLRGVRGFADPHPMRTPDGKTVWQQPQANGPDLLPFRPDVPDLGRTFLPDPPHGWNDGHAAWNNGWHNRFVPNKGVTTMTYHNRSDLPYQYALADAFTVCDNYRCSLLGPTDPNRYHMWTGWVGNDGQGGGPVITNAEAGYDWTTYPERLERAGVPWKIYQDVGTGLTAAGSWGWTQDPYIGNYGDNSLLYFHQYQNAAPGTPLADRAKTGTDVSALGRNPEALLSDFRRDVESGRLPAVSWIVAPEAYTEHPNWEPAFGAWYVSQVIDILAAHPEVWSKMALFVTYDEEGGFFDHIAPPTPDVSTVPTTNEIYPGSAGNPAGPYGLGLRVPMIVVSPWTRGGWVNSQLFDHTSLIRFLEARFAVGEPNITPWRRAVTGDLTSAFDFKTPNRTRPVTLPGTDDFKPGDLVRHPDTVPVPPADQKLPRQEKGVRPARPLPYTLHADGKVAGGTLTVTFRNTGRATAVFHARSSENPRSYTVEPGKTLTGTWPAVDGYDVTVHGPNGFYREFRSGPRAAAGLSLRTDYDLRAEKVTLTLTNGGSSRLQLTVHDAYTSARTTISLRGGQSEQKSWPVVRTRGWYDLEITAGAETTYRAAGHLENGKDSITDPRMGGLL; the protein is encoded by the coding sequence ATGGCAACCGTTGATCGCCGGTCCTTCCTGCGCATGGCAGGACTACCGGCCGCCGCCGCAGCGATCCCGCTCGACCTCAGCAAGGCGCTCGCGATCCCCGCCCACCAGCGCACCGGATCCATCGCCGACGTCGAGCACGTCATCATCCTGATGCAGGAGAACAGGTCCTTCGACCATTACTTCGGCACGCTGCGCGGCGTACGGGGATTCGCCGACCCGCACCCGATGCGCACGCCGGACGGGAAGACGGTGTGGCAGCAGCCGCAGGCGAACGGGCCGGACCTGTTGCCGTTCCGCCCCGATGTGCCGGACCTCGGCCGGACCTTCCTGCCCGACCCGCCGCACGGCTGGAACGACGGTCATGCCGCGTGGAACAACGGCTGGCACAACCGGTTTGTTCCCAACAAGGGCGTCACCACGATGACCTACCACAACCGCAGCGACCTGCCCTACCAGTATGCGCTCGCGGACGCCTTCACGGTCTGCGACAACTACCGCTGCTCCCTGCTCGGGCCGACCGACCCCAACCGCTACCACATGTGGACCGGCTGGGTGGGCAACGACGGGCAGGGTGGTGGGCCGGTCATCACCAACGCCGAGGCCGGGTACGACTGGACGACGTACCCGGAACGCCTCGAGCGGGCCGGTGTCCCGTGGAAGATCTACCAGGACGTCGGCACCGGGCTGACCGCCGCGGGGTCGTGGGGGTGGACGCAGGACCCGTACATCGGCAACTACGGCGACAACTCACTGCTGTACTTCCACCAGTATCAGAACGCAGCCCCCGGCACGCCGCTCGCCGACCGGGCCAAGACCGGCACCGATGTCAGTGCGCTCGGCCGGAACCCGGAAGCCCTGCTCAGCGACTTCCGCCGGGACGTCGAGTCGGGCCGGCTGCCGGCCGTCTCCTGGATCGTCGCGCCCGAGGCCTACACCGAGCACCCGAACTGGGAACCGGCCTTCGGCGCCTGGTACGTCTCGCAGGTCATCGACATCCTCGCCGCGCATCCCGAGGTGTGGAGCAAGATGGCGCTGTTCGTCACGTACGACGAGGAAGGTGGCTTCTTCGACCACATCGCGCCGCCGACCCCGGACGTCTCCACCGTGCCGACCACCAACGAGATCTACCCGGGCAGCGCGGGCAACCCGGCCGGTCCGTACGGTCTCGGCCTGCGCGTCCCGATGATCGTGGTCTCGCCGTGGACCCGCGGCGGCTGGGTCAACTCGCAGCTGTTCGACCACACGTCGCTGATCCGCTTCCTCGAGGCCCGCTTCGCGGTCGGTGAACCCAACATCACCCCGTGGCGGCGCGCGGTGACCGGCGACCTGACCAGCGCCTTCGACTTTAAGACCCCGAACCGCACGCGCCCGGTGACGCTGCCGGGCACCGACGACTTCAAACCCGGGGATCTGGTACGCCACCCCGACACGGTCCCCGTCCCCCCGGCCGACCAGAAGCTGCCGCGTCAGGAGAAGGGGGTGCGACCGGCCCGCCCGCTGCCGTACACGCTGCACGCCGACGGCAAGGTCGCCGGCGGGACCCTCACCGTGACGTTCCGCAACACCGGCCGGGCCACCGCCGTCTTCCACGCCCGGTCCTCGGAAAACCCGCGCAGCTACACCGTCGAGCCCGGCAAGACCCTCACCGGCACCTGGCCCGCGGTGGACGGCTACGACGTGACGGTGCACGGACCCAACGGCTTCTACCGCGAGTTCCGCAGCGGCCCCCGCGCGGCCGCCGGGCTGAGCCTGCGCACCGACTACGACCTGCGCGCCGAGAAGGTCACGCTGACCCTGACCAACGGCGGCTCCAGCCGGCTGCAGCTCACCGTGCACGACGCCTACACCTCGGCCCGCACCACGATCTCGCTGCGCGGCGGGCAGAGCGAGCAGAAATCCTGGCCGGTGGTGCGCACCCGCGGCTGGTACGACCTGGAGATCACCGCGGGCGCGGAAACCACCTACCGGGCAGCCGGCCACCTGGAGAACGGCAAGGACAGCATCACCGATCCCCGGATGGGCGGCTTGCTCTGA
- a CDS encoding DUF58 domain-containing protein → MTTAPDRLLRRLEWRLGSRLDGRLQGDYRTVWHGTGINFTDLRAYTPEDDVRHIDWNVTARLDEPFVRQYTEDRELTAWLVVDRSASMRFGRAEGKQSVATDLAVSLGRLVAQGGNRVGAILYDNSAHQVIPPRTGRDQILRITRELLRPSAPAAKGATTDLARMLTLAAATTSRRRSLIFVMSDFLGDPGWDRPLARLTHRHEVVVIRVVDPAELDLPELGLIVVEDAETGEQMLVDTSDPLLRSRLAEQVGAREDELAGHMRRAGVHAHRITTDQDLLAALVDMVHRSGRGRR, encoded by the coding sequence ATGACCACCGCCCCGGACCGGTTGCTGCGGCGCCTGGAGTGGCGGCTCGGCAGTCGCCTCGACGGGCGGCTGCAGGGCGACTACCGCACGGTGTGGCACGGCACCGGCATCAACTTCACCGACCTGCGGGCCTACACCCCGGAGGACGACGTACGGCACATCGACTGGAACGTCACCGCCCGGCTGGACGAGCCGTTCGTCCGGCAGTACACCGAGGACCGTGAGCTGACAGCGTGGCTGGTCGTGGACCGGTCCGCCTCGATGCGCTTCGGGCGGGCCGAGGGCAAGCAGTCCGTCGCCACGGACCTCGCGGTCAGCCTCGGCCGGCTGGTTGCGCAGGGCGGCAACCGGGTCGGAGCGATCCTGTACGACAACAGCGCGCACCAGGTGATCCCACCCCGCACCGGACGCGACCAGATCCTGCGCATCACCCGCGAACTGCTCCGCCCGTCGGCGCCCGCGGCCAAGGGGGCGACCACGGACCTGGCCCGGATGCTGACGCTGGCCGCGGCCACCACGTCCCGCCGGCGCAGCCTGATCTTCGTCATGTCGGACTTCCTCGGCGACCCCGGCTGGGACCGGCCGCTCGCCCGGCTCACCCACCGGCACGAGGTCGTGGTGATCCGCGTGGTCGACCCGGCCGAGCTGGACCTGCCCGAGCTCGGCCTGATCGTGGTCGAGGACGCGGAGACCGGCGAGCAGATGCTGGTGGACACCAGTGACCCACTGCTGCGCAGCCGCCTGGCCGAGCAGGTCGGCGCGCGCGAGGACGAGCTGGCCGGGCACATGCGCCGGGCCGGTGTGCACGCGCACCGCATCACCACGGACCAGGATCTGCTGGCCGCGCTCGTCGACATGGTCCACCGCTCCGGACGGGGGCGCCGGTGA
- a CDS encoding VWA domain-containing protein, protein MSFSWPWALLALLLVPLILAARWWLNRRRRRSAVTVSSIALIKAAVPGRSAWRRKIPVHAFLAGLALLAVGLARPQASVSVPANNTSILLAIDVSGSMCTTDVAPNRMAVATDAARDFIEAQPDGTRIGLVAFSGVAGLLVAPTTDKDALLDAVDTLRTARGTAIGQAILTSLDAIAETNPEVARTGVDLGDAPPAQAGDYEPDTIVVLTDGANSTGVDPVTAAQQAAARRVRVFTIGFGTTDPAQMVCTPDQVSGDSFLGGGPRGGGFGGGRNQQIDEEALTSVADLTGGRYFRAEDADQLNGVLSDLPKEFGLHRENVEISAWFVLAAALLVLTGMGLSLWWNRGPAPAIRTPDRHR, encoded by the coding sequence ATGTCGTTCAGCTGGCCGTGGGCCCTGCTCGCGTTGCTGCTGGTCCCGCTGATCCTGGCGGCCCGCTGGTGGCTGAACCGGCGCCGCAGGCGCTCCGCCGTCACCGTCTCCAGCATCGCGCTGATCAAAGCGGCCGTGCCCGGCCGTAGCGCGTGGCGGCGCAAGATCCCGGTCCATGCGTTTCTGGCCGGCCTGGCCCTGCTCGCGGTCGGGCTGGCCCGCCCGCAGGCGTCGGTCTCGGTGCCTGCCAACAACACGTCGATCCTGCTGGCCATCGACGTGTCCGGTTCCATGTGTACGACGGACGTGGCTCCCAACCGCATGGCCGTGGCCACCGATGCCGCCCGGGACTTCATCGAGGCCCAGCCGGACGGGACCAGGATCGGGCTGGTCGCGTTCTCGGGCGTAGCCGGCCTGCTGGTCGCCCCGACCACCGACAAGGACGCCCTGCTCGACGCCGTGGACACGCTCCGGACGGCCCGCGGCACCGCCATCGGCCAGGCCATCCTGACCTCGCTGGATGCCATCGCCGAAACCAACCCGGAGGTTGCCCGGACCGGCGTCGACCTCGGCGACGCCCCGCCCGCCCAGGCCGGCGACTACGAGCCGGACACCATCGTGGTCCTCACCGACGGCGCCAACAGCACCGGCGTCGATCCGGTCACCGCCGCCCAGCAGGCCGCCGCCCGCCGCGTCCGGGTCTTCACCATCGGCTTCGGCACCACCGACCCGGCCCAGATGGTCTGCACCCCCGACCAGGTCAGCGGCGACTCCTTCCTCGGCGGCGGTCCCCGGGGCGGCGGCTTCGGCGGCGGCCGCAACCAGCAGATCGACGAGGAGGCCCTCACCTCGGTGGCCGACCTGACCGGCGGGCGCTACTTCCGAGCCGAGGATGCCGACCAGCTCAACGGCGTCCTGAGCGACCTCCCGAAGGAATTCGGCCTGCACCGGGAGAACGTGGAGATCTCAGCCTGGTTCGTCCTGGCCGCGGCGCTGCTCGTGCTGACCGGCATGGGCCTGTCCCTGTGGTGGAACCGAGGGCCCGCCCCCGCTATTCGCACTCCGGATCGTCATCGCTGA
- the rho gene encoding transcription termination factor Rho: protein MTDISHLLDIVDDRAWLRADGYLPGPDDIPVSLAQVRQLGLRRGDLVTGTAELNGRKPAGLHVDKPGRRPDFYQLTALYPQERLRLETTPDVLTTRVIDLVMPIGKGQRALIVAPPMAGKTTVLKQVANAITTNNPEAHLMVLLIDERPEEVTDMRRSTRGEVIAATFDRTPHDHTALAELAIERAKRLVELGRDVVVLLDSITRLGRAYNLCAPGRGRTLSGGLDVSALHPPKRFLGAARNIEHGGSLTIIATALVETGSALDTVIFEEFKSTGNAELKLDRQLAEARLFPAVDLAASGTRRDETILAPGELAAAAQIRRALTGQDRRESLHHLLAQLRTTGSNREFLQRVARSLAIAG from the coding sequence ATGACGGACATTTCTCATCTGCTGGACATCGTGGATGACCGTGCCTGGCTGCGCGCCGACGGTTATCTGCCCGGGCCGGACGACATCCCGGTCTCCCTCGCCCAGGTGCGGCAGCTCGGGCTGCGCCGCGGCGATCTGGTCACCGGAACGGCCGAGCTCAACGGTCGTAAACCCGCCGGCCTGCACGTCGACAAGCCCGGCAGGCGCCCCGACTTCTATCAGCTCACCGCGCTCTACCCGCAGGAGCGGCTGCGCCTGGAGACCACGCCGGACGTACTGACCACCCGGGTGATCGACCTGGTCATGCCGATCGGCAAGGGGCAGCGGGCGCTGATCGTGGCGCCCCCGATGGCCGGCAAGACCACCGTGCTCAAGCAGGTGGCCAACGCCATCACCACGAACAACCCCGAGGCGCACCTCATGGTCCTGCTCATCGACGAGCGGCCCGAGGAGGTCACCGACATGCGCCGGTCGACCCGCGGTGAGGTCATCGCCGCCACCTTCGACCGCACGCCGCACGACCACACCGCGCTCGCCGAGCTGGCCATCGAGCGCGCCAAGCGCCTGGTCGAGCTGGGCCGGGACGTCGTGGTGCTGCTCGACTCGATCACCCGGCTCGGCCGGGCCTACAACCTGTGCGCACCGGGCCGGGGCCGCACGCTCAGCGGCGGTCTGGACGTCTCGGCCCTGCACCCGCCGAAGCGTTTCCTCGGTGCGGCCCGCAACATCGAGCACGGCGGCTCGCTGACCATCATCGCCACGGCGCTGGTGGAGACCGGGTCCGCGCTCGACACGGTGATCTTCGAGGAGTTCAAGAGCACCGGCAACGCCGAGCTCAAGCTCGACCGGCAGCTCGCCGAGGCGCGCCTCTTCCCGGCCGTCGACCTGGCCGCCTCGGGCACCCGCCGGGACGAGACGATCCTTGCGCCGGGCGAGCTCGCCGCCGCCGCCCAGATCCGGCGTGCGCTGACCGGGCAGGACCGCCGGGAAAGCCTGCACCACCTGCTCGCACAGCTGCGTACGACCGGCTCCAACCGGGAGTTCCTGCAGCGTGTGGCACGCTCGCTGGCCATCGCCGGCTAG